One stretch of Oncorhynchus tshawytscha isolate Ot180627B linkage group LG19, Otsh_v2.0, whole genome shotgun sequence DNA includes these proteins:
- the wt1a gene encoding Wilms tumor protein homolog isoform X7: MQVSSLLSHPLHLQRHAGQFSPLTPTASSEACRSVLSSHTHCIFRGIRSVLSSHTHGIFRGMQDVRRVPGIAPAIVRSETNEKRPFMCAYPGCNKRYFKLSHLQMHGRKHTGEKPYQCDFTDCGRRFSRSDQLKRHQRRHTGVKPFQCETCQRKFSRSDHLKTHTRTHTGKTSEKPFNCRWPNCQKKFARSDELVRHHNMHQRNLTKLQLAI, encoded by the exons ATGCAGGTcagttctctcctctcacaccCACTGCATCTTCAGAGGCATGCAGGTcagttctctcctctcacaccCACGGCATCTTCAGAGGCATGCAGGTcagttctctcctctcacaccCACTGCATCTTCAGAGGCATCAGGTcagttctctcctctcacaccCACGGCATCTTCAGAGGCATGCAG GATGTCCGACGGGTGCCAGGTATCGCTCCAGCCATTGTTCGCTCAGAGACCAATGAGAAGAGGCCATTCATGTGTGCATATCCTGGCTGCAACAAACGATACTTCAAGCTGTCCCACCTGCAAATGCATGGCAGGAAACACACAG GTGAGAAGCCCTACCAGTGTGACTTTACCGACTGTGGACGAAGGTTCTCCAGGTCAGACCAGCTCAAGAGACACCAGCGAAGACACACAG GGGTTAAACCGTTCCAGTGCGAGACGTGTCAGAGAAAGTTCTCGCGGTCTGACCACCTTAAGACCCACACCCGGACTCATACAGGTAAAACAA gcGAGAAGCCCTTCAACTGCAGATGGCCCAACTGTCAGAAAAAGTTTGCCAGGTCTGATGAGCTGGTTCGTCACCACAACATGCACCAGAGGAACCTGACCAAGCTGCAACTTGCCATCTGA